One part of the Cumulibacter manganitolerans genome encodes these proteins:
- a CDS encoding YihY/virulence factor BrkB family protein: MTTDSPGDPVARADRPAGVGPEPADDLPGDVPGAGVAGEPGREATGPQTAGREDDAAVSRRRRRRPRPTTSDEGRARWHAPERGPDPTEHGPVEHKWRRVLGRTASKAWDDSLFGMSSQAAFWCALSTAPMLLALLGLLGPILRWIDPSALTAVRAQIDLLLNNIFNKEVADNLIGSAVDQILNNQGSVVSVGLVISLWAGSSAMAAFVESITIAYNQHEVRHPVRERFFALGLYLVALLFGIVLLPLLAIGPDYLVGLFPSDLQDNVELAIRISYFPAVLLLLILLVATLYKVAPKHRHPWKRGLPGAVLSAVLFIVLSIGLRIYLSYVYSHGLTYGALATPITFLLFYYFASMAIIIGAQFNNALLEFHPPRRVTGRVG, encoded by the coding sequence GTGACCACCGACTCCCCCGGCGACCCCGTAGCGCGAGCCGACCGGCCGGCCGGCGTCGGCCCCGAGCCCGCGGACGACCTGCCCGGCGACGTTCCCGGCGCCGGTGTCGCGGGCGAGCCCGGTCGGGAGGCCACCGGTCCGCAGACGGCCGGGAGGGAGGACGACGCCGCGGTGTCGCGGCGGCGACGTCGGCGCCCGCGGCCGACGACGTCGGACGAGGGACGCGCTCGCTGGCACGCCCCCGAACGGGGGCCGGATCCCACCGAGCACGGCCCGGTCGAGCACAAGTGGCGACGGGTCCTCGGGCGGACGGCGTCCAAGGCGTGGGACGACTCGCTGTTCGGGATGAGCTCGCAGGCGGCGTTCTGGTGCGCGTTGTCCACCGCGCCGATGCTGCTCGCGCTGCTCGGGCTGCTCGGGCCGATCCTGCGATGGATCGACCCCTCGGCGCTCACCGCGGTACGGGCCCAGATCGACCTCCTGCTGAACAACATCTTCAACAAGGAGGTCGCCGACAACCTGATCGGCAGTGCCGTCGACCAGATCCTGAACAACCAGGGCAGCGTCGTCTCGGTCGGCCTGGTGATCAGCCTGTGGGCGGGCTCGTCGGCGATGGCGGCGTTCGTCGAGTCGATCACCATCGCCTACAACCAGCACGAGGTGCGCCACCCGGTGCGCGAGCGGTTCTTCGCACTGGGGCTGTACCTGGTCGCGCTGCTGTTCGGCATCGTGCTGCTGCCGCTGCTGGCGATCGGCCCGGACTACCTCGTCGGGCTGTTCCCGAGCGACCTGCAGGACAACGTCGAGCTGGCGATCCGGATCAGCTACTTCCCGGCCGTGCTGCTCCTGCTGATCCTGCTCGTCGCGACCCTGTACAAGGTCGCCCCCAAGCACCGCCACCCGTGGAAGCGGGGGCTGCCCGGCGCGGTGCTGTCCGCCGTCCTGTTCATCGTGCTGTCGATCGGGCTGCGCATCTACCTCTCGTACGTCTACTCCCACGGCCTGACCTACGGCGCGCTCGCCACCCCGATCACGTTCCTGCTGTTCTACTACTTCGCCTCGATGGCGATCATCATCGGCGCGCAGTTCAACAACGCGCTGCTCGAGTTCCACCCGCCGCGCCGGGTCACCGGCCGCGTCGGGTAG
- a CDS encoding citrate/2-methylcitrate synthase gives MTTTAIEVPRGLKNVIVTDTEVGDVRGDEGRFHYRGYDAVRLAERCSFEQVWFLMAHHRLPEDGSDELATFTAEVGRLRALPPELGPLIAQLADAHANPLHVLRTCLSALGALQPMRATYDLSPEQRAGDLLRIAAVAPTILAAAYRRSQGLEPLAADPSLGHATDYLRMATGEAPNAALARLIEQYLIATVDHGFNNSTFTARVVASSGSDVASCIVAAIGAFLGPLHGGAPDRALQALDEIGDPANTDPWVRRQIAAGAKIMGFGHAVYRTHDPRAELLKRLLAPYDDDLVRRAIATETAIERALAELKPGTALYANVEFYAGVAISLAGLPPRMFTPTFAVARAVGWAANVDEQAAQGKIIRPIARYTGPLH, from the coding sequence ATGACTACCACTGCCATCGAGGTCCCACGCGGCCTCAAGAACGTGATCGTGACCGACACGGAGGTCGGCGATGTGCGCGGCGACGAAGGCCGGTTCCATTACCGCGGGTACGACGCCGTCCGGCTCGCGGAGCGCTGCAGCTTCGAGCAGGTGTGGTTCCTCATGGCACACCACCGCCTGCCGGAGGACGGGAGCGACGAGCTGGCCACCTTCACCGCCGAGGTCGGCCGGCTGCGGGCACTGCCGCCCGAGCTCGGCCCGCTGATCGCGCAGCTCGCCGACGCACACGCCAATCCGCTGCACGTGCTGCGGACCTGCCTCAGCGCGCTCGGCGCCCTGCAGCCGATGCGGGCGACGTACGACCTGTCGCCCGAGCAGCGAGCCGGGGACCTGCTGCGGATCGCGGCCGTGGCTCCGACCATCCTCGCCGCGGCGTACCGCCGATCGCAGGGCCTCGAGCCGCTCGCTGCCGACCCGTCGCTGGGCCATGCCACCGACTACCTGCGGATGGCGACCGGAGAGGCCCCGAATGCCGCGCTGGCACGGCTCATCGAGCAGTACCTGATCGCGACCGTCGACCACGGGTTCAACAACTCGACGTTCACTGCGCGGGTCGTCGCGTCGTCCGGTTCGGACGTCGCCTCGTGCATCGTCGCGGCGATCGGCGCGTTCCTCGGCCCCCTGCACGGCGGCGCGCCGGACCGCGCGCTGCAGGCGCTCGACGAGATCGGCGACCCGGCGAACACCGACCCGTGGGTCCGTCGGCAGATCGCGGCCGGCGCCAAGATCATGGGCTTCGGGCACGCCGTCTACCGCACCCACGACCCGCGCGCCGAGCTGCTCAAGCGGCTCCTCGCGCCGTACGACGACGACCTGGTGCGGCGCGCGATCGCGACGGAGACGGCGATCGAGCGAGCGCTCGCGGAGCTGAAGCCGGGCACGGCGCTGTACGCGAACGTCGAGTTCTATGCCGGAGTCGCGATCTCCCTCGCCGGGCTGCCGCCGCGGATGTTCACGCCGACGTTCGCCGTCGCGCGCGCCGTCGGCTGGGCGGCGAACGTCGACGAGCAGGCGGCGCAGGGCAAGATCATCCGCCCGATTGCCCGCTACACCGGCCCGCTGCACTAG
- a CDS encoding long-chain-fatty-acid--CoA ligase — MTAERQPSADLDIPVAEGARGEPLRNIAGILRQRRGLTDDVVALKETDTSLTYGELDERSSRLAQALRADGVQPGDRVAIFSANNHYFMELVFGAAKIGAIAAPINTRLARNEVLALMGTCEPKVLFVGEAEKPAAPAQDEVPGLARLLDAASYEEYIAGQPAEDPGYEAAPDEVAVLLFSSGTTGLPKGIPLSGQNFSSNMSVEVDDAYEGHVIAMAPVPFFHVTGLTSALTSMNKGSTLILRLPTSPQDMMNLLLEEKVTHAVGVPTIIQMLTQLPGAKDADWSHLHSFGYGGAPMPLPVIHAAHEVLGCELVQGYGLTETTAAVTALWPEDHHPSPGRERQVGSVGKPLPGVELKIVDPATRQEVPTGQRGEVWVRGSRVTSGYWNRPEENAKAFTEDGWFATGDGGSLDEEGYLYLHDRIKDMIVTGAENVYPAEVESVLSGHPGIAEVAVIGIPSEKWGESPYAIAVRRPGSDVTAEEIISWCRDQIAHYKCPVDVAFVDVLPRNPNGKLLKRVLREQYGDHQAPV, encoded by the coding sequence ATGACCGCAGAGCGCCAACCGTCCGCCGATCTGGACATCCCCGTCGCGGAGGGCGCGCGCGGCGAGCCGCTGCGCAACATCGCGGGGATCCTCCGGCAGCGGCGCGGCCTCACCGACGACGTCGTGGCGCTCAAGGAGACCGACACGTCGCTGACCTACGGCGAGCTCGACGAGCGCTCCAGCCGGCTGGCGCAGGCCCTCCGGGCGGACGGCGTCCAGCCCGGCGACCGCGTCGCGATCTTCAGCGCCAACAACCACTACTTCATGGAGCTGGTCTTCGGCGCGGCGAAGATCGGCGCGATCGCCGCGCCGATCAACACCCGGCTCGCGCGCAACGAGGTGCTCGCGCTGATGGGCACCTGCGAGCCGAAGGTGCTGTTCGTGGGCGAGGCCGAGAAGCCGGCGGCGCCCGCGCAGGACGAGGTGCCCGGGCTGGCCCGCCTGCTGGACGCCGCGTCGTACGAGGAGTACATCGCCGGTCAGCCGGCCGAGGACCCCGGCTACGAGGCCGCGCCCGACGAGGTCGCGGTGCTGCTGTTCAGCTCCGGCACGACGGGGCTGCCCAAGGGCATCCCGCTGAGCGGGCAGAACTTCAGCAGCAACATGTCGGTGGAGGTCGACGACGCGTACGAGGGCCACGTGATCGCGATGGCGCCGGTCCCGTTCTTCCACGTCACCGGGCTGACCAGCGCGCTGACGTCGATGAACAAGGGCTCGACGCTGATCCTGCGGCTGCCCACGTCGCCGCAGGACATGATGAACCTGCTGCTGGAGGAGAAGGTCACGCACGCGGTCGGCGTCCCGACCATCATCCAGATGCTCACCCAGCTGCCCGGCGCGAAGGACGCCGACTGGTCGCACCTGCACTCCTTCGGGTACGGCGGGGCGCCGATGCCGCTGCCGGTGATCCACGCGGCGCACGAGGTGCTGGGCTGCGAGCTGGTCCAGGGCTACGGGCTCACCGAGACCACCGCGGCCGTCACCGCGCTGTGGCCGGAAGACCACCACCCCTCCCCGGGCCGCGAGCGCCAGGTCGGCTCGGTGGGCAAGCCGCTGCCCGGGGTCGAGCTGAAGATCGTCGATCCGGCGACCCGCCAGGAGGTGCCGACCGGGCAGCGCGGCGAGGTATGGGTCCGCGGCTCGCGGGTGACCTCCGGCTACTGGAACCGGCCGGAGGAGAACGCCAAGGCGTTCACCGAGGACGGCTGGTTCGCGACCGGCGACGGCGGGTCCCTCGACGAGGAGGGCTACCTCTACCTGCACGACCGGATCAAGGACATGATCGTGACCGGCGCCGAGAACGTCTACCCCGCCGAGGTGGAGAGCGTGCTCAGCGGCCATCCCGGCATCGCGGAGGTCGCCGTCATCGGCATCCCGTCGGAGAAGTGGGGCGAGTCGCCGTACGCGATCGCCGTACGCCGGCCAGGCTCCGACGTCACCGCCGAGGAGATCATCTCGTGGTGCCGCGACCAGATCGCGCACTACAAGTGCCCGGTCGACGTGGCGTTCGTCGACGTCCTGCCGCGCAACCCGAACGGGAAGCTGCTCAAGCGCGTGCTGCGCGAGCAGTACGGCGACCATCAGGCACCCGTGTAG
- a CDS encoding alpha/beta hydrolase produces MPVDPDTQKMLDAIEAAGAPPIFDGTDPVASREAYLVAARAAEQGLDGIATEDRTLAGTDLGARVYTPAERSPGTVVFFHGGGWVVGDLDSHDRFCARIARDTGATVVSVDYRLAPEHPFPTPYEDCWAALLAVAADVESFGGGKIAVAGDSAGGNLAAAIAQRARDEQQELAAALLLYPAVDLEGDYLSKTQNATGYRLTKSDMDAFERAYAGSADRTDPRMSPLYGDPSGLCPTIVAVAGYDPLRDEGTAYAEVLEKAGVDVTLRAYPDFIHGFFGMAWMSPACDAAAAELTADLAKYLR; encoded by the coding sequence ATGCCCGTAGATCCCGACACCCAGAAGATGCTCGACGCCATCGAGGCCGCGGGCGCACCGCCGATCTTCGACGGCACCGACCCGGTCGCCTCGCGCGAGGCATACCTGGTCGCCGCCCGCGCGGCCGAGCAGGGCCTTGACGGGATCGCCACCGAGGACCGCACCCTGGCCGGGACCGACCTCGGAGCACGCGTCTACACGCCGGCCGAGCGCTCGCCCGGCACCGTGGTGTTCTTCCACGGCGGCGGGTGGGTCGTCGGCGACCTCGACTCGCACGACCGGTTCTGCGCGCGGATCGCCCGCGACACCGGGGCGACGGTCGTGAGCGTCGACTACCGGCTGGCGCCGGAGCATCCGTTCCCCACGCCGTACGAGGACTGCTGGGCCGCGCTGCTCGCCGTCGCCGCCGACGTGGAGTCCTTCGGCGGCGGCAAGATCGCGGTCGCCGGCGACTCGGCCGGCGGGAACCTCGCGGCCGCGATCGCGCAGCGCGCCCGCGACGAGCAGCAGGAGCTCGCCGCCGCGCTGCTGCTCTACCCGGCGGTCGACCTCGAGGGCGACTACCTGTCCAAGACGCAGAACGCCACGGGCTACCGGCTCACGAAGTCCGATATGGACGCCTTCGAGCGGGCGTACGCCGGCTCCGCGGACCGGACCGATCCCCGGATGTCGCCACTGTACGGCGATCCGAGTGGCCTGTGCCCCACGATCGTCGCGGTGGCCGGCTACGACCCGTTGCGCGACGAGGGCACGGCGTACGCCGAGGTGCTGGAGAAGGCCGGCGTCGACGTCACGTTGCGCGCCTACCCGGACTTCATCCACGGGTTCTTCGGCATGGCCTGGATGTCGCCGGCCTGCGATGCGGCCGCTGCCGAGCTCACCGCCGACCTGGCGAAGTACCTGCGCTAG
- a CDS encoding fumarylacetoacetate hydrolase family protein, with protein sequence MTSESTGIDVEKASDGRFGADPSAVYDVWDEFVSWAASAPRTGAVEVSVESIGAPVPFPKQVFALGLNYRDHAAETGLAIPEEIQVFTKWASAFTGPIAQVRLVEGDLIDWEVELVVVIGKGGRDIPEAQAWDHVAGLTMGQDISARRHQGRGTRQFSLAKSYRNYAPMGPVVVTPDELRDRDDIALGCSVDGETMQDGHSGEMIFPVPRAIADLSAIVELYPGDLIWTGTPAGVGQGRKRYLRAGERLDSWIEGIGTMSQTFID encoded by the coding sequence ATGACCTCGGAGTCCACCGGGATCGACGTCGAGAAGGCCAGCGACGGCCGCTTCGGCGCCGACCCGAGCGCGGTGTACGACGTCTGGGACGAGTTCGTCTCGTGGGCGGCGAGCGCGCCGCGGACCGGGGCGGTCGAGGTGTCCGTCGAGAGCATCGGCGCGCCGGTGCCGTTCCCGAAGCAGGTCTTCGCCCTCGGCCTGAACTACCGCGACCACGCCGCCGAGACCGGCCTGGCGATCCCCGAGGAGATCCAGGTGTTCACCAAGTGGGCGTCGGCGTTCACCGGGCCGATCGCCCAGGTGCGCCTGGTCGAGGGCGACCTCATCGACTGGGAGGTCGAGCTGGTCGTCGTCATCGGCAAGGGCGGCCGCGACATCCCCGAGGCGCAGGCCTGGGACCACGTCGCCGGGCTGACCATGGGCCAGGACATCTCCGCCCGCCGGCACCAGGGCCGCGGGACGCGGCAGTTCTCCCTCGCCAAGTCCTACCGCAACTACGCGCCGATGGGCCCGGTCGTCGTCACGCCCGACGAGCTGCGCGACCGCGACGACATCGCGCTGGGCTGCTCGGTCGACGGCGAGACCATGCAGGACGGCCACTCCGGCGAGATGATCTTCCCGGTGCCGCGGGCGATCGCCGACCTCTCGGCGATCGTCGAGCTGTACCCGGGCGACCTCATCTGGACCGGCACGCCGGCCGGCGTGGGCCAGGGCCGCAAGCGCTACCTGCGGGCCGGCGAGCGCCTCGACTCGTGGATCGAGGGCATCGGCACGATGTCCCAGACCTTCATCGACTAG
- a CDS encoding nitronate monooxygenase: MSFDLSSLAQPIVGAPMAGSSTPELAAAVNDAGGLGFVAGGYKSASALAEQIAATRALTDRPFGVNLFTPQHARSEELADEIAAYANVLAPFADRLGVEVGRPTFNDDDFAAKIELLLADPVAVVTFTFGPVSAEVVQQLRRAGTAVGFTVTSADEARRAEDLAADLLVVQGADAGGHRGTWSMTVEPNTLLATEVVAKVRAVSPLPIIGAGGVAGAADVQALLAAGADAVAVGTLLVAADESSSPAAHKDALTAGTYTEALVSRAFSGRFARGLANELMRAGDAEAPGAYPDVHYMTAPIRAAAAKAADASALALWAGTGHASATRRPAAAILAALTGE; the protein is encoded by the coding sequence ATGTCGTTCGATCTCAGCTCGCTCGCCCAGCCGATCGTCGGAGCGCCGATGGCCGGCTCGTCGACGCCCGAACTCGCCGCGGCCGTCAACGACGCCGGCGGCCTCGGGTTCGTCGCCGGCGGCTACAAGTCCGCCAGCGCCCTCGCAGAGCAGATCGCGGCGACCCGGGCGCTCACCGATCGGCCGTTCGGGGTGAACCTCTTCACGCCGCAGCACGCCCGCTCCGAGGAGCTGGCGGACGAGATCGCCGCCTACGCCAACGTGCTCGCGCCGTTCGCCGATCGCCTCGGCGTCGAGGTCGGGCGGCCGACGTTCAACGACGACGACTTCGCCGCGAAGATCGAGCTGCTGCTGGCCGATCCGGTCGCCGTCGTCACCTTCACGTTCGGCCCGGTATCGGCCGAGGTGGTCCAGCAGCTGCGCCGGGCCGGCACGGCGGTCGGGTTCACCGTGACCAGCGCCGACGAGGCGCGACGCGCCGAGGACCTCGCCGCCGACCTGCTGGTCGTCCAGGGCGCGGACGCCGGTGGCCACCGCGGTACCTGGAGCATGACCGTCGAGCCCAACACGCTGCTCGCGACCGAGGTGGTCGCCAAGGTGCGCGCGGTGTCGCCGCTGCCGATCATCGGCGCGGGCGGGGTTGCAGGTGCAGCCGACGTGCAGGCGCTGCTCGCGGCGGGCGCCGACGCGGTGGCGGTCGGGACCCTGCTGGTGGCTGCCGACGAGAGCTCGTCGCCGGCAGCGCACAAGGACGCCCTGACCGCGGGGACGTACACCGAGGCCCTCGTCTCGCGGGCCTTCTCGGGGCGTTTCGCGCGCGGGCTGGCCAACGAGCTGATGCGGGCCGGCGACGCCGAGGCACCGGGCGCCTACCCCGACGTCCACTACATGACGGCGCCGATCCGCGCGGCAGCGGCGAAGGCGGCGGATGCGTCCGCGCTGGCGCTGTGGGCCGGCACCGGCCACGCGAGCGCGACCCGCCGGCCGGCCGCGGCGATCCTGGCGGCCCTGACCGGCGAGTGA
- a CDS encoding citrate/2-methylcitrate synthase: MSDRYLTTSEAARRLGVKPATLYAYVSRGVLRSVRRPGQLESLYDRAEVDALATTPSSARRESGALLRFRSVVSAVSSQDEQHLYYRGRPIAELCGALPFAEAARLVLEAADVDPAVLSVDADRDLLGQLALNRRLPVALALLGARDPMRADTTPRALVARSLGLIEVAPRLFGDSIDLADDTVQALLVALIDNGLAASTTAARVAASARAGWYDVLSAGLAAMGGRLHGGAALDARLVLREAMTGTPVAEVVARAVEVHGRVPGFGHVVYRAADPRATALIGVLRARGRAAAELRALERLSEAVGAPVNVDGVSAAICQARGLPDRAGEALFQLARTVGITAHAIEEYAEAPLRWRARNDG; this comes from the coding sequence ATGAGTGACCGATACCTGACGACGTCCGAGGCGGCCCGCCGGCTCGGGGTGAAGCCCGCGACGCTCTACGCCTACGTGAGCCGGGGCGTCCTGCGCTCGGTACGTCGTCCGGGCCAGCTGGAGTCGCTGTACGACCGCGCGGAGGTCGATGCGCTGGCGACGACGCCGTCCTCGGCGCGCCGCGAGTCGGGCGCGCTGCTGCGCTTCCGATCGGTGGTCAGCGCGGTGTCGTCGCAGGACGAGCAGCACCTGTACTACCGCGGCCGTCCGATCGCGGAGCTGTGCGGCGCACTGCCGTTCGCGGAGGCGGCCCGGCTCGTGCTCGAGGCCGCGGACGTCGACCCTGCGGTCCTGTCCGTCGACGCCGACCGTGACCTGCTCGGGCAGCTCGCCCTCAATCGTCGGCTACCGGTCGCGCTCGCGCTGCTCGGCGCGCGCGACCCGATGCGCGCCGACACCACGCCGCGGGCACTCGTGGCGCGCTCGCTGGGACTGATCGAGGTGGCGCCCCGCCTGTTCGGCGACTCGATCGACCTCGCCGACGACACCGTCCAGGCGTTGCTCGTCGCCCTGATCGACAACGGGCTCGCGGCGTCCACCACGGCTGCGCGGGTGGCGGCGTCCGCGCGGGCCGGCTGGTACGACGTGCTCTCCGCCGGGCTGGCGGCGATGGGCGGCCGGTTGCACGGCGGCGCCGCGCTGGACGCGCGGCTCGTGCTACGCGAGGCGATGACCGGCACGCCGGTGGCCGAGGTGGTCGCGCGCGCCGTCGAGGTGCACGGCCGGGTGCCCGGCTTCGGACACGTGGTCTATCGCGCAGCAGATCCGCGCGCCACGGCGCTGATCGGCGTGCTGCGCGCCCGCGGGCGAGCGGCGGCCGAGCTGCGGGCCCTCGAGCGGTTGAGCGAGGCCGTCGGGGCGCCGGTCAACGTCGACGGGGTGTCGGCGGCGATCTGCCAGGCGCGGGGGCTGCCCGACCGGGCCGGCGAGGCACTGTTCCAGCTCGCGCGGACGGTGGGGATCACCGCGCACGCAATCGAGGAGTACGCCGAGGCGCCGCTGCGCTGGCGGGCCCGCAACGACGGGTGA
- a CDS encoding glucose 1-dehydrogenase, which produces MNAPRALDGKTMIVTGGNTGIGAAITLAAVRAGARVVLDYVVHPDLAAQIEQQAESGGAEAVTTVEADVSKITDLQRLVDTAVERYGRLDVLVNNAGIETRQSLLETTEEDYDKLMAINVKGPYFGSQLAAKQFLAQGGGGVVVNISSVHEDWPMAGNNAYCVSKGGMRMLTRNAAVELGPQGVRFVNVAPGAVDTPINKQTTSDAAKKKALEDSIPLRRIATPEEIADVVVFAASDAARYITGSTIFADGAIMQSGPGL; this is translated from the coding sequence ATGAACGCCCCCCGAGCACTCGACGGCAAGACCATGATCGTGACCGGCGGCAACACCGGCATCGGCGCCGCGATCACCCTGGCGGCGGTACGCGCCGGAGCACGGGTGGTGCTCGACTACGTCGTCCATCCCGACCTTGCCGCGCAGATCGAGCAGCAGGCCGAGAGCGGCGGGGCCGAGGCCGTGACGACGGTCGAGGCGGACGTCTCGAAGATCACCGATCTGCAGCGGCTCGTCGACACGGCCGTCGAACGGTACGGGCGCCTCGACGTCCTGGTGAACAACGCCGGCATCGAGACCCGGCAGTCACTGCTGGAGACGACCGAGGAGGACTACGACAAGCTGATGGCGATCAACGTGAAAGGCCCGTACTTCGGCTCGCAGCTCGCCGCCAAGCAGTTCCTCGCGCAGGGCGGCGGGGGCGTCGTCGTGAACATCTCCTCGGTCCACGAGGACTGGCCGATGGCCGGGAACAACGCGTACTGCGTGAGCAAGGGCGGCATGCGGATGCTCACCCGCAACGCCGCGGTCGAGCTCGGCCCGCAGGGCGTCCGGTTCGTGAACGTGGCGCCGGGCGCCGTCGATACGCCGATCAACAAGCAGACCACCTCGGACGCCGCCAAGAAGAAGGCCCTGGAGGACTCCATCCCGCTGCGACGCATCGCGACACCGGAGGAGATCGCGGACGTCGTCGTCTTCGCCGCCTCCGACGCCGCCCGCTACATCACCGGCTCCACGATCTTCGCCGACGGAGCGATCATGCAGAGCGGTCCGGGACTGTAG